The Amycolatopsis methanolica 239 nucleotide sequence TCCCGACGCCCCGGGTCGCGGCCGCGGCGAGGCCGGACATCGGCACGATCCGCGAGCGCGGGATGCCGTTGTTGTCGGCCCAGGCGATCTGCGCCCCGCCGACCCCGGTTGCCGCCAGGTCCTTCGCGGCCGCCGACGCCTGCTTCGTCATGACAGGGAGTGTCTCACGTGCCCCGCGCGGGGGATGGTTTCGCACACGGACTGATCACGATCTTGCCTCGGACCGGTCCACCGAATTCCGCTGAGAACGAACAAGCTGCTCCGCGCGCCCGCTTGACACGGGTTCGCACGAGCCGATTTCCGCCTGCTCACATTGGTCCTGACCACGGGAAACGGGTTTCTGACAGGTTTCTCCGTCCTGAATGGCGGGATTGATCTACGACATCCGGGGTAATTATGCGTGACACACATCCCAAGCAGCCGGGAACACTTGCCAGGCGCTCAGCGTCTGCAAGAGTGGAGGCCAGCGAACACCGCGGAGCCGACGGGCAACCGCAGGGCCGAAGTGGTCGCCGCTGGATCGATGGCATCGGGCAGCCGATGCCGGGACGGAGGGAGACTCCAATGACATCACCGACGCTCACCCGCCCCGAGTTGACCGCAGCCGACCGTTGTGACCGGTGCGGCGCCGCAGCACAGGTACGAGCCATCCTCTCCAGCGGTGGGGAGCTGCTCTTCTGCGGCCACCACGCCCGCGAGTACGAGTCGAAGCTCAAGGAGATCGCTGCGGAGATCCAGCGCGGCTGAGCCAGACCACAGACAGCAGGCGGGCGCCCGGGGTTCACCCGGGCGCCCGCTTGTCATGTGCCCGACGTCACACCGGGAACCGTCGCGTTGATCCCGGCGACCTGGAGGGAAAGCCGGTCCCTCCCCGCCGAGGAGCAGCATGACGACGGACGACATCCTGGAGCCAACCGCACCGCCCGCCGCCCCGTCCACGCCCCGCGGGACGCTGCGACCGGTCCTGCTGCGCCTGCACTTCTGCGCCGGGATCCTCGTCGGCCCCTTCCTGGTGGTGGCCGCGATCACCGGTCTGCTGTACGTGTTCACGCCGCAGCTGGAACAGGTCGTCTACGACCACGAGCTGCACGTGCCGGCCGGAACCACGGCGCAGCCGCTGTCCGCGCAGGTCGCCACCGCCGAGAACGCGGTGCCTGAGGGGACCTTGTACAGCGTGCGCCCCGGCCCGACGGCGACCGACACCACCCAGGTCGTCTTCAAGGTCGACGGCCTGCCGGAGAGCTACTACCGCACCGCCTTCGTGAACCCCTACGACGGCGAGATCCGCGGCGTGCTGGACACCTACGGCTCCGGTGGCCCGATGCCGATCCGCGGCTGGCTGGACAACCTGCACCGCAACCTCCACCTGGGTGACGTCGGCCGGATCTACAGCGAGCTGGCAGCCAGCTGGCTGGCGGTCGTGGTGGCAGGCGGGCTGGTGCTGTGGTGGGGCGGGCGCCGCCGCAAGCGCAAGGTCACCACCGGCCGGGCACGCACGCTGTCCTGGCACGCGACCACCGGCACGTGGGTGGCGCTGGTGCTGTTCTTCCTGTCCGCGACGGGCCTGACGTGGTCGCAGTTCGCCGGGCAGAACATCTCCGAGGTCAGGGCCGCGCTGAGCTGGCAGACGCCGTCGGTGCCGTCGAAGCTGCCCGGCGCGGCCGCCGCCCCCGCGGTGGACTTCGACGGGGCGCTGGCCGCGGCCCGCACGGTGGGCCTGGACGACCCGGTCGAAATCACCCCGCCCGGGGCGGGCAAGGCCTACGTGGTCAAACAGATCCAGCGCAGCTGGCCGGAGAGGCAGGACTCGGCCGCGATCGACCCCGCCACCGGCGAGGTGCTCAACGTGCTGCGCTTCGAGGACTGGCCGCTGGCCGCGAAGCTGGCCCGCTGGGGCATCGACGCGCACATGGGCCTGCTGTTCGGGCTGGCGAACCAGATCGTGCTGGCCGTGGTGATGGCCGGTCTGATCGCCATGATCGTCTGGGGGTACCGCATGTGGTGGCAGCGCCGCCCGGCCGGACGGCCGGTGGGCCGCCCCTTCGTGCGCGGCTCGCTGCGGCGGCTGCCGATGAAGGTGCTGGTGCCGCTGGCCGCCGCCGGCATCGTGGTCGGCTGGTTCATGCCGGTCTTCGGGCTGTCGCTGCTGGCGTTCCTGCTGCTCGACGCCTTCCTCGGGTGGCGGGCGCACCGCCGCCGCCCCACCGTGGCGCGCGCCGGGACGTAGCGGCGGGCCGCCCCGGGGCAGCCCGCGCTCCCGGGCCGCCCCGGGGCGGCCAACGGCGGCCGGTCTTGCGGTCACCGGGGCCGGAAACGCCGCGCGAGGCGCGGTGAGCCGATCCGATCGCGCCCCCGCCTGCCGGCCCCCACCGGGCCCCGCCCCGCGGGCCACGACCAGCCGGGCCAATCGCCCCCACCGCCGCTTGCCGGCCCCACCAGGGCCCGCCCCGCGGGCCACGACCGGCCGGGCCGTGCCCGGCCCTCATGATCACCGAGGTCGGCCCCGCGCCGCGAGCCCCTCTCACCAGGAGCGCAGCGTCGCGATCCGCTCCTCCAGCTGCTCCATCGTCGCCATCGCCGTGGGCGGGCCGCCGCACGCGCGGCGCAGCTCGTTGTGGATCGCGCCGTGCGGCTTGCGCGTGCGGTGGTGGTACATGCCCACCAGGGTGTTCAGCTCCTTGCGCAGTGCGGCGATCCGCTCGTTCACCGACTGCGGCCGCGGCGCAGGCGCCGGGACCTGCTCCTTCTCCGGCTTGCGGCGGCTGGCGTCGGCGAGCTGCTCTTCCTGCCGCTTGCGCAGCAGCGCCCGCACCTGGTCCGGCTCCAGCAGCCCGGGCAGCCCGAGGTACTCCTGCTCCTCCTCGCTGCCGGAGAACACCGCGGTGCCGAAGGAGTTGCCGTCGTAGATCACCTGATCCAGCTCGGCCGAGGCGCCCAGCGACGTGAACGCCTTCTCCTCCTCGCCGGGCTCGTCCTCGGTGCGGTTGGCCTGCGCCAGCAGCTCGTCGTCCCAGCCGTCCTTCTCCCGGTGCGGCTTGCCGAGCACGTGGTCCCGCTGGGCCTCCAGCTCGCTGGCCAGCTCCAGCAGCACCGGCACGCTGGGCAGGAACACGCTCGCCGTCTCGCCCTTGCGCCTGGCCCGCACGAACCGGCCGATGGCCTGGGCGAAGAACAGCGGCGTCGACGCGCTTGTGGCGTACACGCCGACGGCGAGACGCGGCACGTCGACGCCCTCGGACACCATCCGCACCGCGACCAGCCACCGGTCGGTCGACTCGGAGAACTCGCTGATCCGCGCGGTCGCCTTCGGATCGTCGGAGAGCACCACCGTGGGCGCCTCGCCGGTGATCCGCGCCAGGATCTTCGCGTAGGCGCGCGCCGACTCCTGGTCGGTGGCGATGACCAGGCCGCCCGCGTCCGGGATGCCACCGCTGCGCAGCTGCTGCAGCCGGGTGTCGGCGGCCTGCAGGACGGCGGGGATCCACTCGCCGCCGGGGTCCAGCGCGGTGCGCCACGCGCGGGCCGTCTGCTCGGCCGTCAGCGGCTCGCCCAGCCGCGCGGTGAACTCCTCCCCCGCGCTGGTGCGCCAGGACGCCTCACCGCTGTAGGCGAGGAACACGACGGGCCGGACGACGCCGTCGGCGAGCGCGTCGGCGTAGCCGTAGGCGTGATCGGCCTTGCTGCGCAGCGAGCCGTCGCCGTCGGGCTCGTAGGTGACGAACGGGATGGGCGAGTCGTCGCTGCGGAACGGGGTACCCGTCAGCGACAGGCGCCGCACGGCGGGGGTGAACGCCTCGCGGATCGCGTCACCCCAGCTCTTCGCGTCGCCGCCGTGGTGGATCTCGTCCAGGATGACCAGCGTCTTGCGGCCCTCGGTGCGCACGCGGTGCAGCGTCGGGTGCGCAGCCACCTGCGCATACGTCAGCGCCACACCACGGTAGTCGGCCGCGACGGCGCCCTGCCCGTTGCGGTAGTTCGAGTCGATCGGGATGCCCGCCATCGCCGCGGACGCCGCCCACTGGTGCTTGAGGTGCTCGGTCGGGGTCACGATGGTGACCGCCTCGACCGTGCGGTCGGACAGCAGCTCGGCGGCGATGCGCAGGCCGAAGACCGTCTTGCCCGCGCCCGGCGTCGCGACGGCGAGGAAGTCCTGCGGCTGCGTGCTCAGGTACTTCGTCAGCGCGCGGCGCTGCCAGGCCCGCAGCGGGCGGGCGGTGGAGTCGTGCTGGGGCTCGGGTGCGGCGAAGCCCTGACCGGTCCGATTACCCTGGGCCGTGTCCGACAAGGGATTCCTCCCCCTCCTCTCGCCGACGATGGAACGCGACATGCGAATGCCCCCACGGAACTGCCCGGCCGCGATGCCGGACGGGGGTGAGGGCGGCTCATCGGAGATTACCCGTCCCCCCCGACAAGGGCCGCGAACGGCACGGCGGAGTTGAACACGCCACAGGTCTTGACAAGCCAAACCGCGCCGATTCCGCCATGCTTGGGGCTGACATGAGTTCACCGTCCGACGAGACGCCCGATGGCGCCGCCCGCCGCAAGGGTCCGGCGCGCCTGCTGGGGCGCACGCTGAACAAGGCGTGGGACGGCAACATCTTCTCCGAGTCCGCGGAGGCGGCGTTCTGGCAGACGCTGTCGCTGCCGCCGCTGCTGCTCGGGCTGCTCGGCAGCCTCGGCTTCATGGGCGACTGGTTCGGCCAGGGCTTCGTCACCGCCGTGCACGACCGGATCATCACGTTCGCGGACAAGATCTTCAGCGGCAACGTGGTGAGCCAGATCATCGAGCCCACGGTCGACGACATCCTGACCATCGGCAAGGGCGAGATCGTCTCGGTCGGCTTCCTGATCTCGCTGTGGGCGGGCTCGTCGGCGATGTCGTCGTTCGTCGACGCGATCACCGTGGCGCACGACCAGTACGGCGTGCGCAACGAGGTCTGGCAGCGGATCTACGCGCTGCTGCTGTACCTGGCGAGCCTGGTGCTGCTGGTGGTCGGCCTGCCGATCATCGCGATCGGACCGAACGTCCTGATCGACTTCCTGCCCGACGGCTGGGCGCCGACCATCACCACGTGGATCAGCTGGCTGTACTACCCGGTGATCGGGGTGCTGCTGGTCCTGGCCGTGGCGACGCTGTACAAGCTGGCCCTCCCGCGCCGGCTGCCGTGGCACCGCGGGCTGCCCGGCGCGGTGCTGGCGATGGTGATCTTCCTGCTCGCGAGTGTCGGCCTGCGGGTCTACCTGTCCTGGATCACCAGCACCGGCTACACCTACGGCGCGCTGGCCACGCCGATCGCGTTCCTGCTGTTCACGTTCTTCATCGGGATGGCCATCGTCGGCGGCGCCTACTTCAACGCCGCCATCCAGGAGCTCTGGCCCGCGAAGATGACGCGCCGCCAGCGCCGCAAGTGGCGGCGGCTGGAGATGGAGCGCGCCAAGGAACGGCTGCGTGCGGACTCGCCGTCACTGTGGGAGCGCACCACGCAGCCGTTGCGGAAGCCGCGCAAGCAGGAGGAAGCTCCCGCGGCCGAGGAGGACGACCTCGCGGATCAGTCCTCGCCGTCGGGGCCGGGGCGCAAGCCCTCGTAGATCTCCTTGCAGGCCGGGCACACGGGCGAGCCGGGCTTGGGCGAGCGGGTGACCGGGAAGACCTCGCCGCACAGCGCCACCACGTACGTGCCCATGACCGCGCTCTCGGCGATCTTGTCCTTGCGCACGTAGTGGAAGACCTTCGGCTGATCGCTGTCGGTCTCGTCGGTGGTCTCCGGGCGTGTGTCGACCTCGGGCAGCGTCTGGGTGCTCATGTGTTCCATTTTGCCGCAGCACCCGCCGTGCCCGACACACTGGCTTCTGTACCTACTGGTATGTACGATGGTCGCATTCCACTCGTACGCATCGACGCCCTGCCCGTGCACGACGACGCAACCCTGACCGCGCTCGGGGACGCGGTCCATGAGGCCATGACCGAGACGATCGACGTGCCGCGGGACGACTTCTTCCAGATCGTCACCCGCTCCGACGGCCACCTCCGCTACGACCCCGGCTACCTCGGTATCCGCCGGGACGACGGCGTGGTGTTCGTCAGCATCACGATGCGGGTGGGCCGCACCTACGCGCAGAAGAAGGCGCTCTACGCGCGGATCGCGGAGCTGGCATCCGAACGGGCCGGGATCGAGCCGCGGAACGTGTTCGTCAGCGTGACCGAGAACCAGCCGGTGGACTGGTCCTTCGGGGAGGGCGTGGCGCAGTATCTGGGGTGAAGGGAGGGCTCCGCCGATGGCCGTTCCCCGCGCCACCCGCCCGCACATGCCCGGTTACGGCACCCTGCCCGCCGACCAGGGGACGGGACTGCTGCCCTGGTCCTGGGCGGAGAAGCGGTTGCGGGACTCGCACGACTACTGGGTCGCGACCGTGTGGCCGGACGGCCGCCCGCACCTGATGCCGGTGTGGGCGGTGTGGCACGACGAGGCGCTGTGGTTCTCCTCGTCGCGCGGCGCGCGGAAGGTGCGCAACCTGCTCGCCAACCCGGCCGTCACGATCTCGACGGACGACGCGCTCAACCCCGTCGTGCTGGAGGGTGTCGCCAAGGTGGTGCGGGACACGGTGTCCGTGCGGGCGTTCCTGGACGCGGTGAACGCCAAGTACCGCACCGATTACGGCATGGACTTCCTCGACCCCGGCGTCAACGCGACCGTGCGGGTCCGCCCGCGGTGGGTGTTCGGGCTGGACGAGCGCGACTTCGGCGGCTCGCCCACCCGCTGGGACTTCACGCCGGACCGTCGGTGAAGATGGTCCCTCGTGACACCCCCGATATCGCTGGCCGACGAGGTCGCCGACGCCGTTCACAGCGGCCGCGCGGTCGTCGCGCTCGAAAGCACGATCCTGTCCCACGGCCTGCCTCCCGGCCGCAACCTCGCGGTCGCGAACCGGCTGGAGGAGACCGTCCGGAAGGCCGGCGCGGTGCCGGCCACCATCGCGGTGCTCGACGGCGTCGTGTACGCCGGCCTGTCGCGCGCGCAGCTGGAGCGCGTGTGCGCGCCCGACGCCGGGCTGGACAAGCTGTCCCTGCGTGACCTGGGGCCCGCGATCGGCCTCGGCCGCTCGGGCGCGACGACGGTGGCGAGCACCTCGGCGCTCGCGCACGCGGCCGGGATCGGCGTGTTCGCCACCGGCGGGCTGGGCGGCGTGCACCTCGGGGCGGCCGAGTCCTGGGACATCTCCGCGGACCTCGGCGTGCTGGCGCGGGTGCCGGTGCTGGTGGTGTGCTCGGGGGTGAAGTCGGTGCTGGACATCGCCGCCACCCTGGAGGTGCTGGAGACGAACTCGGTGCCGGTGCTGGGGTACCGGACCGGCGAGTTCCCCGCGTTCTACCGGCGGACCTCCGGCTTCGAGGTGCCGTGGCGGGTCGACGACCCGGCCGCGGCCGCGGCCGTCGTCGCCGCGCACCGGCAGTACTCGTCGTCGGGGGTGCTGCTGACCAACCCGATCCCGGCCGAGGCGGAGATGGACGCCGAGCTGCACGACCGGCTGCTGGCCGAGGGGCTGGCGCTGCTGGAGTCGCGCGGCGTGCACGGCAAGGAGGTCACGCCGGTGCTGCTGGAGCACTTCCACACCGCGAGCGGCGGGGTGAGCCTGGACGCGAACGAGCAACTGGTGGTGTCCAACGCGCGGGTGGCGGCCGAGGTCGCGGTGGAGCTCGCGTGAAGGTCGTCGTGGTCGGGGACGCCGGGCTGGACGTGGTGGCCCGGCACGAGGGACCGATCGTCCACGGCGGCGACTCGCGGTCGCGGGTGCGGCTGGCCGGCGGCGGCGCGGGCGCGAACACGGCGGTGTGGCTGGCCGAGGCCGGCGTGGAGACGACGCTGGTCGCGCGCGTCGGCGATGACGCCGGCGGGCGCACGGTGCGGGCCGAGCTGGAGGCGGCGGGCGTGTCGTGCGCGTTCGCGGTCGATGGTGAGGCGCCGACCTGCGTGGTCGTGGTGCTGGTGGACGGTTCGGGTCAGCGGAGCATGCTGCCGGACCGGGGCGCGATGGCGCGGTTCGAGCCGGCGGACATCGACCCGGCGGTGCTGGCCGGCGCGGACCACCTGCACCTGTCGGGGTACGTGCTGCTCGACCCCTCGTCGCGGCCCGCGGGGCTGGCCGCGCTGGCGGCGGCGAAGGAGGCCGGGCTGACCACGTCGGTGGACCCGCAGGCGGCCGCGTTGATCACCGATCCACGGGCGTTCCTGGCGGACGTGCGAGGCACGGATCTGTTGCTGCCCAACACGGAGGAACTGCTGGCGCTGACCGGTTCGGCGTCATCGTCGGCGGCGAAGGCGCTGCTGGACGACGTCGGCGCGGTGGTGGTGACGGCAGGTCTGGACGGCGCGACGTGGGTGTCCGCGGACGGTGAGGTGAGCGTGCCGGCGGAGGAGGCGGAGTGCGTGGACTCCACCGGCGCGGGCGACGCGTTCGACGCGGGCGTGCTGGCGGCCTGGCTCCGCGGGTCGTCCACTGTGGACGTCCTGCGATCCGGTGTGCGGCTGGGCGCGCGAGCGGTCACCAAGGTCGGCGCCCAGCCCTGACCTAGCGTCGACGCGAGTCCCACGCTCAACCACGCGAGTTCTGCGCTCAACCACGCGAGTTCTGCGCTCAGCCGTGCGAGTCCACGCTCAGCCGTGCGAGTTCTGCGTGGCGGCTCGTACCCGGCCGAGGCCCGGACGGCCGAACGTGGGACTCGCG carries:
- a CDS encoding DUF7455 domain-containing protein, translating into MTSPTLTRPELTAADRCDRCGAAAQVRAILSSGGELLFCGHHAREYESKLKEIAAEIQRG
- a CDS encoding PepSY-associated TM helix domain-containing protein is translated as MTTDDILEPTAPPAAPSTPRGTLRPVLLRLHFCAGILVGPFLVVAAITGLLYVFTPQLEQVVYDHELHVPAGTTAQPLSAQVATAENAVPEGTLYSVRPGPTATDTTQVVFKVDGLPESYYRTAFVNPYDGEIRGVLDTYGSGGPMPIRGWLDNLHRNLHLGDVGRIYSELAASWLAVVVAGGLVLWWGGRRRKRKVTTGRARTLSWHATTGTWVALVLFFLSATGLTWSQFAGQNISEVRAALSWQTPSVPSKLPGAAAAPAVDFDGALAAARTVGLDDPVEITPPGAGKAYVVKQIQRSWPERQDSAAIDPATGEVLNVLRFEDWPLAAKLARWGIDAHMGLLFGLANQIVLAVVMAGLIAMIVWGYRMWWQRRPAGRPVGRPFVRGSLRRLPMKVLVPLAAAGIVVGWFMPVFGLSLLAFLLLDAFLGWRAHRRRPTVARAGT
- a CDS encoding DEAD/DEAH box helicase — its product is MSDTAQGNRTGQGFAAPEPQHDSTARPLRAWQRRALTKYLSTQPQDFLAVATPGAGKTVFGLRIAAELLSDRTVEAVTIVTPTEHLKHQWAASAAMAGIPIDSNYRNGQGAVAADYRGVALTYAQVAAHPTLHRVRTEGRKTLVILDEIHHGGDAKSWGDAIREAFTPAVRRLSLTGTPFRSDDSPIPFVTYEPDGDGSLRSKADHAYGYADALADGVVRPVVFLAYSGEASWRTSAGEEFTARLGEPLTAEQTARAWRTALDPGGEWIPAVLQAADTRLQQLRSGGIPDAGGLVIATDQESARAYAKILARITGEAPTVVLSDDPKATARISEFSESTDRWLVAVRMVSEGVDVPRLAVGVYATSASTPLFFAQAIGRFVRARRKGETASVFLPSVPVLLELASELEAQRDHVLGKPHREKDGWDDELLAQANRTEDEPGEEEKAFTSLGASAELDQVIYDGNSFGTAVFSGSEEEQEYLGLPGLLEPDQVRALLRKRQEEQLADASRRKPEKEQVPAPAPRPQSVNERIAALRKELNTLVGMYHHRTRKPHGAIHNELRRACGGPPTAMATMEQLEERIATLRSW
- a CDS encoding YihY/virulence factor BrkB family protein, whose product is MSSPSDETPDGAARRKGPARLLGRTLNKAWDGNIFSESAEAAFWQTLSLPPLLLGLLGSLGFMGDWFGQGFVTAVHDRIITFADKIFSGNVVSQIIEPTVDDILTIGKGEIVSVGFLISLWAGSSAMSSFVDAITVAHDQYGVRNEVWQRIYALLLYLASLVLLVVGLPIIAIGPNVLIDFLPDGWAPTITTWISWLYYPVIGVLLVLAVATLYKLALPRRLPWHRGLPGAVLAMVIFLLASVGLRVYLSWITSTGYTYGALATPIAFLLFTFFIGMAIVGGAYFNAAIQELWPAKMTRRQRRKWRRLEMERAKERLRADSPSLWERTTQPLRKPRKQEEAPAAEEDDLADQSSPSGPGRKPS
- a CDS encoding DUF3039 domain-containing protein, whose product is MSTQTLPEVDTRPETTDETDSDQPKVFHYVRKDKIAESAVMGTYVVALCGEVFPVTRSPKPGSPVCPACKEIYEGLRPGPDGED
- a CDS encoding tautomerase family protein; translated protein: MPLVRIDALPVHDDATLTALGDAVHEAMTETIDVPRDDFFQIVTRSDGHLRYDPGYLGIRRDDGVVFVSITMRVGRTYAQKKALYARIAELASERAGIEPRNVFVSVTENQPVDWSFGEGVAQYLG
- a CDS encoding pyridoxamine 5'-phosphate oxidase family protein; this encodes MAVPRATRPHMPGYGTLPADQGTGLLPWSWAEKRLRDSHDYWVATVWPDGRPHLMPVWAVWHDEALWFSSSRGARKVRNLLANPAVTISTDDALNPVVLEGVAKVVRDTVSVRAFLDAVNAKYRTDYGMDFLDPGVNATVRVRPRWVFGLDERDFGGSPTRWDFTPDRR
- a CDS encoding pseudouridine-5'-phosphate glycosidase; its protein translation is MTPPISLADEVADAVHSGRAVVALESTILSHGLPPGRNLAVANRLEETVRKAGAVPATIAVLDGVVYAGLSRAQLERVCAPDAGLDKLSLRDLGPAIGLGRSGATTVASTSALAHAAGIGVFATGGLGGVHLGAAESWDISADLGVLARVPVLVVCSGVKSVLDIAATLEVLETNSVPVLGYRTGEFPAFYRRTSGFEVPWRVDDPAAAAAVVAAHRQYSSSGVLLTNPIPAEAEMDAELHDRLLAEGLALLESRGVHGKEVTPVLLEHFHTASGGVSLDANEQLVVSNARVAAEVAVELA
- a CDS encoding carbohydrate kinase family protein, which codes for MKVVVVGDAGLDVVARHEGPIVHGGDSRSRVRLAGGGAGANTAVWLAEAGVETTLVARVGDDAGGRTVRAELEAAGVSCAFAVDGEAPTCVVVVLVDGSGQRSMLPDRGAMARFEPADIDPAVLAGADHLHLSGYVLLDPSSRPAGLAALAAAKEAGLTTSVDPQAAALITDPRAFLADVRGTDLLLPNTEELLALTGSASSSAAKALLDDVGAVVVTAGLDGATWVSADGEVSVPAEEAECVDSTGAGDAFDAGVLAAWLRGSSTVDVLRSGVRLGARAVTKVGAQP